From the Teredinibacter turnerae T7901 genome, one window contains:
- a CDS encoding type II toxin-antitoxin system HigB family toxin: MRIIALSTLKTFWEENPEYMDAKEPTLAWYRHALAADWCAPADVKQDFRNASILKDGRAVFNIAGNKYRLVVWTNDAYRVMYIRFIGTHAQYDKIDVQTI; this comes from the coding sequence ATGAGAATCATTGCCCTATCGACACTGAAAACTTTCTGGGAAGAAAACCCAGAGTACATGGATGCGAAAGAGCCTACGCTTGCTTGGTATCGACATGCATTAGCGGCTGACTGGTGCGCACCAGCTGATGTAAAGCAGGACTTCAGAAATGCTAGCATTCTTAAAGATGGACGTGCGGTTTTTAATATTGCAGGCAACAAGTACCGACTGGTCGTCTGGACCAACGATGCCTATCGTGTGATGTACATCCGATTCATAGGCACCCATGCGCAGTACGACAAAATTGATGTACAAACTATTTAA
- a CDS encoding helix-turn-helix domain-containing protein: MDIKPIKTDSDYRAALKEIESLMMAGPDTPEGEKLDVMVTLIEAYEAKHFPMELPDPVEAIKFEMERKGLTVKDLEPMIGKSNRVYEILNHKRSLTLKMIWKLHEGLGIPAESLIKPPQAHA, encoded by the coding sequence ATGGACATCAAACCGATTAAAACTGATTCCGACTACCGAGCGGCATTAAAAGAAATTGAAAGCCTAATGATGGCTGGCCCTGACACACCTGAAGGCGAAAAGCTGGATGTCATGGTCACGCTTATCGAAGCTTATGAGGCCAAGCATTTCCCTATGGAACTGCCTGACCCTGTTGAAGCCATTAAGTTTGAGATGGAACGTAAAGGTTTAACCGTAAAAGACCTTGAGCCCATGATTGGTAAGAGTAATCGAGTCTATGAGATTCTCAATCACAAACGCTCGCTCACGCTAAAAATGATCTGGAAGCTGCATGAGGGCTTGGGTATTCCAGCTGAGTCTCTGATCAAACCACCACAAGCACATGCTTAA
- a CDS encoding TOTE conflict system archaeo-eukaryotic primase domain-containing protein produces the protein MLKHESFQSIAEIDSRLVALEQEKKQLLALREQLLKPPSNTSDSPLYSPEQKIAIFRGLFRGRTDIFANRWKNQQARSDYSVACSKWVNRICN, from the coding sequence ATGCTTAAACATGAAAGTTTCCAAAGCATTGCCGAGATTGACTCTCGGCTTGTTGCGCTTGAACAGGAGAAAAAGCAACTTCTAGCTCTCAGAGAACAACTTCTAAAGCCCCCATCAAATACATCTGACTCGCCCCTATATTCACCAGAACAAAAGATTGCCATTTTCAGAGGATTGTTTAGAGGCAGAACTGATATTTTCGCTAACCGTTGGAAAAATCAGCAAGCACGAAGTGACTACTCCGTTGCTTGCAGCAAGTGGGTAAATCGAATCTGCAATTAA
- a CDS encoding radical SAM protein: MTTLNDLVRKIQTLAEEIYPPDLSAAYSELENSLNDTRNAIKIAKKIKELKQTYKTKAYSIDWSDFFERITQDFKNGSSISIEDIIKLEYAPEDQADNVIELLNVVAANRATENNEAIRVCQSIYAFTTCLTPCNYGTYGSCIFVPKDNEETSVAERILGNINTVDEFVDAIKNKSYSNNRKLITTSRTITSHQFRVILNTIREIRASDDPHCRDLPMCVSLGSLNEDHIIQLKDAGATRINHNLETSYFNSLYLSAMSQMEDEQKPKKKTLDNEHKRRLSTLLTGLKNDIGFCSGGMLFYGDDEMVEDRILLYLTYRELDKIKGGNSSPFNVYVPLDEIVEKSSEWFSTFELPVIERKAQVDRYSILKTLLSFSLIVSSQHKIIVSAGSKWLGDEYYALAVKLSGGAGLANYLQQIDSETTKNVVDKLTREKFASSSPAAIPNQM; encoded by the coding sequence ATGACTACACTTAACGATCTAGTGCGTAAAATACAGACGCTTGCAGAGGAGATATACCCACCCGACCTTTCTGCCGCTTATAGCGAGTTGGAAAACAGTCTTAACGACACCAGAAATGCCATCAAAATCGCGAAAAAAATCAAAGAACTCAAGCAAACATACAAAACGAAAGCATACAGTATCGACTGGTCGGACTTTTTTGAGAGAATTACCCAGGATTTTAAAAATGGTTCCAGCATTTCTATCGAAGACATTATAAAACTGGAGTATGCCCCAGAGGATCAAGCCGATAACGTTATCGAATTGCTCAATGTAGTGGCAGCCAATCGCGCAACGGAGAACAACGAGGCGATTCGCGTTTGTCAGTCCATATACGCGTTCACAACGTGCTTGACACCGTGCAACTACGGTACGTACGGGTCTTGCATTTTTGTACCGAAAGATAATGAAGAGACAAGTGTGGCTGAGCGGATACTTGGAAATATAAACACAGTGGACGAGTTTGTTGATGCGATTAAAAACAAATCTTATTCTAACAATCGCAAACTTATCACCACATCTCGTACAATCACTAGCCACCAATTTCGTGTGATTCTGAACACCATAAGAGAGATTCGTGCGAGCGACGACCCACACTGCCGTGATCTTCCCATGTGCGTGTCGCTTGGATCTTTGAATGAAGATCATATTATTCAGCTTAAGGATGCCGGGGCCACTAGAATTAATCACAATCTCGAAACCTCCTATTTCAATTCTTTGTATTTATCTGCAATGTCTCAGATGGAGGATGAACAGAAACCGAAGAAAAAAACATTAGATAATGAACACAAGCGCAGGTTGTCCACGCTACTAACTGGACTGAAGAATGACATCGGCTTTTGCTCCGGTGGTATGCTTTTCTATGGTGACGATGAGATGGTTGAAGACAGGATACTGCTTTACCTCACATATCGAGAGCTCGACAAAATAAAGGGGGGTAACTCATCCCCGTTTAATGTTTACGTTCCGCTTGATGAAATCGTTGAAAAATCCAGTGAATGGTTCAGCACCTTTGAACTACCCGTCATTGAGCGAAAGGCTCAAGTTGATCGATATAGCATTCTTAAAACCTTATTGTCGTTTAGTTTAATTGTCTCAAGTCAGCACAAAATCATTGTTAGTGCAGGATCAAAATGGCTAGGAGACGAATACTACGCACTTGCGGTTAAGCTCTCGGGCGGCGCTGGTTTAGCCAATTACCTCCAGCAAATAGATTCCGAAACCACTAAGAATGTTGTGGATAAGTTGACTCGCGAGAAATTTGCAAGCAGCTCACCAGCGGCAATACCGAATCAAATGTAA
- a CDS encoding AurF N-oxygenase family protein — MNMPKTSSNDYDDSVGEVSDNQSFEVLEQLAEHWELRAGVKKKELNPEITFDAHAPDFLPELLPFHNHDLFLSADSQAKSKALSCGWVAYNEKTIDIESYIVSPSCLDILYGRLPQTQNSIIKWTASETLTDEAYHVLLVTNTCRITRQRRGLETLKLPTFDLVRFMQREMAMVDEEWKKRLINLATATVSEVFVSDYLSLIADAEHIQPINRLTTDVHRKDEMAHSSIFKHLMKVIYPYLTQKEQDYLAEILPKPVSWFASQELDVWESMLSQIRFPNYQEMIADCRSEHIVNLGRIDYSGLTTLADELGILRSQRGQDSFGEAGLQ; from the coding sequence ATGAATATGCCAAAAACAAGTTCAAACGATTATGACGATTCAGTAGGTGAGGTATCTGACAATCAAAGCTTTGAAGTGCTTGAACAACTCGCTGAACACTGGGAGTTACGTGCTGGCGTAAAAAAGAAAGAGTTGAATCCGGAAATAACATTTGACGCGCATGCGCCTGATTTTTTACCTGAGCTTTTACCGTTTCACAATCATGACCTCTTTTTGTCTGCCGATAGCCAGGCGAAGTCTAAAGCACTTTCATGCGGTTGGGTCGCTTACAACGAAAAAACAATCGATATTGAGTCGTATATTGTATCGCCTTCCTGTCTCGATATCCTTTACGGAAGACTGCCGCAAACACAAAACAGCATCATAAAATGGACTGCAAGTGAAACCTTAACCGACGAGGCCTATCATGTTTTACTTGTTACCAACACCTGTCGAATTACTCGCCAGCGACGTGGGCTTGAAACCCTTAAGCTGCCAACCTTTGATCTCGTGCGATTTATGCAGCGTGAAATGGCTATGGTGGATGAGGAGTGGAAAAAACGGTTGATAAATCTGGCTACAGCTACCGTGTCTGAGGTCTTTGTCAGTGATTACCTGTCATTGATAGCCGACGCTGAGCACATTCAACCGATCAATAGGCTAACGACAGATGTTCATCGCAAGGATGAAATGGCGCATAGCAGTATTTTTAAACATCTCATGAAGGTTATCTATCCATACTTAACCCAAAAGGAACAGGATTATCTGGCTGAGATACTTCCAAAACCTGTTAGTTGGTTTGCCAGTCAAGAACTTGATGTCTGGGAGAGCATGCTGAGTCAGATCAGGTTTCCGAATTACCAGGAAATGATAGCGGATTGCCGATCCGAGCATATAGTTAACCTCGGGCGCATTGACTACTCAGGATTAACAACCCTCGCTGATGAGCTGGGAATTTTACGCTCCCAGCGTGGACAGGATAGCTTTGGTGAAGCCGGCCTGCAGTAG
- a CDS encoding glutamine amidotransferase yields the protein MKQAAIIRHLAFEDLGTLADALSRLNYTVSYYEAGLCEFNKILADDPDLLIILGGPIGAYEDADYPFLKTELSILQSRLHRDRPTLGICLGAQLMARALGAKVYPGGEKEIGWFPLSLTEAGKRSLLAPFEIQNVPVLHWHGDTFDIPDGAVHLAASERYPNQAFRWRNNCLALQFHPEVTELNMERWYIGHATEISQTRGTSVSQLRSDSAKYAGKLEHVAGEIWLSWLDQVSTPAEAIDA from the coding sequence ATGAAACAGGCCGCCATAATTCGTCACTTGGCTTTTGAAGATCTGGGTACGCTTGCGGACGCACTATCGCGCTTAAACTATACCGTTAGCTACTATGAAGCAGGCCTTTGCGAATTCAATAAAATCCTCGCTGATGACCCGGATCTTTTGATCATACTTGGCGGGCCAATAGGTGCGTACGAAGACGCAGACTACCCTTTTTTAAAGACAGAGCTTTCAATTCTACAAAGCCGCCTTCATAGAGACAGACCGACTCTTGGGATTTGCCTTGGCGCTCAGCTCATGGCTCGAGCGTTAGGTGCAAAGGTCTATCCCGGCGGAGAAAAAGAGATCGGATGGTTTCCTTTAAGTCTCACCGAGGCCGGCAAGCGTTCTTTACTCGCACCCTTTGAAATACAGAATGTTCCGGTTCTCCATTGGCATGGAGATACGTTCGATATACCCGATGGCGCTGTCCACCTAGCCGCAAGTGAGCGTTATCCCAATCAAGCATTTCGGTGGCGCAACAATTGTTTAGCCCTGCAATTCCACCCAGAGGTTACTGAGCTAAATATGGAGCGGTGGTATATAGGGCACGCAACAGAAATTTCTCAAACACGCGGAACGAGCGTCAGCCAACTACGCAGTGACAGCGCGAAGTACGCAGGTAAGCTCGAGCATGTTGCCGGTGAAATTTGGCTCAGCTGGCTGGATCAAGTATCGACGCCAGCCGAGGCGATAGATGCTTAG
- a CDS encoding rubredoxin, whose translation MSKRSKTYVCVMCGYIYNESEGDPGSGIRPGTSYDELPDDWLCPECLLEKSMLKQFGSKRAASNAETDAI comes from the coding sequence ATGTCTAAACGATCAAAAACTTATGTCTGTGTCATGTGTGGGTACATATACAACGAATCGGAGGGCGATCCTGGTAGCGGAATCCGTCCAGGAACATCCTATGACGAACTTCCCGACGACTGGCTCTGCCCCGAGTGCCTGCTAGAAAAGAGTATGCTCAAACAATTTGGCAGCAAGCGCGCGGCTTCGAACGCGGAAACGGATGCAATCTAG
- a CDS encoding MOSC domain-containing protein: MTKVVGVYSGKVAQWRGNGKRFETAIFKTRVAGKVAITVSGITDDFQADQVHHGGPDKALCLFASEEYNNIEKQLALSLPRPAFGENLLVSGVDDRELCIGDILCIGTTKLQVSQPRRPCYKISAVHREPKLAHYFQQTGYTGCYLRCLEPGQLQAGDEIVWHHGEETRVSILDVNRILYGKEIDPQLINQLLALKSIATSLRATLKKRLEGAEVDDRRRLYGEFDETTRESV; the protein is encoded by the coding sequence ATGACAAAGGTAGTTGGTGTCTATAGCGGCAAAGTGGCCCAGTGGCGTGGAAATGGAAAGCGTTTTGAAACCGCGATCTTCAAAACGCGAGTGGCGGGGAAAGTGGCTATAACTGTGAGTGGTATCACCGATGACTTCCAGGCCGACCAGGTACACCACGGGGGCCCTGACAAGGCGCTTTGCCTGTTTGCGAGTGAGGAGTATAACAATATCGAAAAGCAATTAGCGCTAAGTCTTCCCCGCCCCGCGTTTGGCGAGAACTTGCTGGTCTCAGGGGTTGATGATAGAGAGCTCTGCATAGGCGATATTTTATGTATCGGTACGACCAAGCTTCAAGTAAGCCAGCCACGACGGCCTTGCTACAAAATTTCAGCTGTACATAGAGAACCAAAACTCGCTCACTATTTCCAGCAAACAGGGTACACGGGTTGCTATCTCCGTTGCTTGGAGCCAGGCCAGCTACAAGCTGGTGATGAAATTGTGTGGCACCACGGCGAGGAAACTAGAGTTAGTATTTTAGATGTCAACCGCATACTCTACGGGAAGGAGATTGATCCGCAGCTGATTAATCAGCTACTGGCGCTCAAGTCAATTGCGACATCGCTGCGTGCCACGCTTAAAAAACGTCTCGAAGGCGCGGAGGTTGATGACAGACGACGGCTCTATGGGGAATTCGATGAAACAACGCGAGAATCAGTTTAA
- a CDS encoding LysR family transcriptional regulator: protein MDIKQLRYLVGIADEQHVGRAAERLHVTQPALSQQLRKLEEEIGSPLFERHHRGMRLTIAGQVMLKHARQILAQMEDARNEIDSLADTGECLVHIGTIQSMNFHLIPTAISRLQESEPNIHVRVAELSGSQLEDSVAKEKLDFGIGFLPTIREDLVTEQLFSENFYLAVHRSHPLAEQEVVDFKQLHGLSMALLTDRYISRRLFDTAALRASIRPKIKVETNTTASLLLIACVSQLAVVLPRAAIPEWIQSKVAMITLKNPTLQRSVGLIWGKNNVLTHQALSLAASIRDCFVEDAFCLGSKNTT, encoded by the coding sequence ATGGATATCAAACAACTCCGGTACCTGGTTGGCATCGCAGATGAACAACACGTAGGGCGCGCAGCCGAAAGGCTGCATGTCACTCAACCCGCCTTGTCGCAGCAACTACGCAAGCTGGAAGAGGAAATCGGCTCCCCTTTGTTTGAGCGCCATCACAGAGGGATGCGGCTCACTATAGCTGGCCAGGTCATGCTGAAGCACGCCAGACAAATTCTCGCGCAGATGGAGGACGCTCGCAATGAGATTGATTCTCTCGCGGATACGGGTGAATGTCTGGTTCACATCGGTACCATTCAAAGCATGAATTTCCACCTTATCCCCACCGCTATTTCCAGGCTACAGGAGAGTGAGCCCAATATTCATGTCAGGGTTGCGGAACTCTCAGGCAGCCAACTCGAAGACAGTGTAGCCAAAGAAAAACTCGATTTCGGTATCGGCTTTTTGCCCACTATTCGTGAAGATCTGGTTACCGAACAACTCTTCAGTGAAAACTTTTATCTGGCTGTTCACAGGTCTCATCCGTTGGCCGAGCAGGAAGTGGTTGATTTCAAGCAGCTGCATGGCCTCTCCATGGCGTTGTTGACCGATCGTTATATCTCAAGACGACTCTTCGATACGGCGGCATTGAGGGCTTCCATACGACCTAAAATAAAAGTTGAGACGAACACGACAGCCAGCCTGCTGCTTATTGCCTGTGTATCGCAGTTGGCCGTGGTGTTACCGAGAGCGGCTATACCAGAATGGATCCAGAGTAAGGTTGCCATGATCACCCTGAAAAACCCGACACTTCAGCGCTCGGTGGGGCTTATTTGGGGGAAAAACAACGTGCTCACCCACCAGGCGTTATCGCTTGCAGCCAGCATCCGCGATTGCTTTGTAGAGGATGCCTTCTGCCTTGGCTCAAAGAACACCACTTAA
- a CDS encoding TIGR03915 family putative DNA repair protein: protein MYCIEVTCFEHWRTVARALLQRHVDPSSVAWQRDDQPSLLAAFSEDYEALPVLTPSLSVSQEFLQLAESVACCRDDARWSLLHRVVWRLIFEDKRLLDDRLDTDVARLLAMHKAVSRNIHKMKAFVRFRKLEIPHEYYVAWFEPEHLIVPRTAPFFIKRFNSMHWSICTPDCCVHWDTAQLVFSPGLPQAPQISDKVEELWCQYYASIFNPARLKLQAMQSEMPKKYWKNLPEAPLITQLTRSASARTTTMLSNTRKNGWSKTENSQFIREKQAALRAARRDT from the coding sequence GTGTACTGCATCGAAGTCACTTGTTTTGAACACTGGCGAACAGTGGCTCGCGCGCTGCTACAACGCCATGTAGACCCTTCCTCTGTCGCCTGGCAGCGAGACGACCAGCCTTCGCTGTTGGCTGCGTTTAGCGAAGACTATGAAGCCTTGCCTGTGCTTACTCCGAGCTTGTCAGTATCGCAAGAATTTTTACAGCTTGCAGAAAGTGTCGCCTGTTGCCGGGACGATGCTCGGTGGTCATTGCTGCACCGCGTTGTATGGCGGTTGATTTTTGAAGACAAGCGATTACTCGATGATCGTCTTGATACTGATGTCGCTCGATTACTGGCAATGCATAAGGCGGTATCGCGTAACATACATAAAATGAAAGCGTTTGTTCGCTTTCGCAAGCTGGAAATTCCGCACGAATACTATGTCGCCTGGTTCGAACCGGAACATTTAATTGTTCCCCGCACCGCGCCGTTTTTTATCAAACGGTTTAATTCCATGCACTGGTCTATCTGCACGCCCGACTGCTGCGTCCATTGGGATACAGCGCAGCTGGTGTTTTCCCCGGGGTTGCCCCAGGCACCACAAATAAGCGATAAAGTTGAAGAGCTGTGGTGCCAGTACTACGCCAGTATTTTCAACCCCGCTCGTCTCAAACTGCAGGCCATGCAAAGTGAAATGCCAAAAAAATACTGGAAAAACCTGCCGGAAGCTCCGTTAATAACCCAACTCACCCGCAGCGCCAGTGCTCGGACGACAACGATGCTGTCTAACACCAGAAAAAATGGCTGGTCGAAAACTGAAAACTCGCAGTTTATAAGGGAAAAGCAGGCAGCACTGCGCGCGGCCAGACGAGACACTTGA